The proteins below come from a single Juglans regia cultivar Chandler chromosome 12, Walnut 2.0, whole genome shotgun sequence genomic window:
- the LOC109007858 gene encoding transcription factor MYBS3-like — protein MTRRCSHCSNNGHNSRTCPNRGGAGGCVKLFGVKLTDGSIIKKSASMGNLSAHYHSSSSAAASPNYQDSPTSDPVHVSDGYLSDDPAHASCSANRRGDRKKGVPWTEEEHRLFLVGLQKLGKGDWRGIARNFVTSRTPTQVASHAQKYFIRQSNANRKKRRSSLFDMVPDTATDTPSVPEEQVLLSSAQLRATDTANLLPSLNLSLNSEFEPMEATPQEEVEELNESVAGSTGLAPMIPQFFPAYLPLPFPIWPPNTDLMEEEKGAESSYHQVLKPIPILPKHPVNVDELVGMSQLSLGEAERGHREPSPLSLKLIGEPSRQSAFHANASVSGSDLNKGESSVIEAV, from the exons ATGACTCGGCGGTGCTCGCACTGCAGTAACAATGGCCACAACTCGCGGACGTGTCCGAACCGCGGCGGGGCCGGAGGATGCGTGAAGCTATTCGGCGTGAAGCTAACCGATGGCTCGATCATCAAGAAGAGCGCCAGCATGGGGAACCTCTCGGCGCACTACCATTCCTCCTCGTCGGCCGCCGCTTCACCCAATTACCAAGACTCCCCCACCTCCGACCCCGTCCACGTGTCAGACGGTTACTTGTCCGATGATCCCGCCCACGCCTCCTGCTCCGCCAACAGGCGTGGCGACCGTAAGAAAG GTGTACCATGGACTGAAGAAGAACATCGACTGTTTTTAGTTGGTCTTCAGAAATTGGGGAAAGGGGACTGGCGTGGGATAGCACGAAATTTTGTCACATCAAGGACTCCTACACAAGTGGCAAGCCATGCACAGAAGTACTTTATCCGGCAAAGTAATGCTAACCGGAAAAAGAGACGTTCCAGTCTTTTTGACATGGTTCCAGATACG GCCACAGATACACCATCTGTTCCAGAAGAACAAGTATTGCTGTCTTCTGCTCAGCTGAGAGCAACTGATACTGCAAACTTGTTGCCTTCTTTAAATCTCTCCCTCAACTCAGAATTTGAACCTATGGAAGCCACACctcaagaagaagttgaagaactGAATGAAAGTGTTGCCGGATCAACTGGACTTGCACCAATGATTCCTCAATTCTTCCCTGCTTATCTACCTCTCCCTTTCCCAATATGGCCACCCAATACGGATCTtatggaagaagagaagggtGCAGAATCGTCATATCATCAGGTGTTGAAGCCAATCCCAATCCTTCCAAAGCATCCTGTAAATGTTGATGAACTTGTTGGCATGTCTCAGCTCAGTCTTGGAGAGGCTGAGAGAGGCCATAGAGAGCCTTCACCcctatccttaaaattgataggAGAGCCGTCGAGGCAATCAGCATTTCATGCAAATGCTTCGGTGAGCGGGTCGGACTTAAACAAGGGTGAGAGTAGTGTAATCGAAGCAGTTTGA